In a genomic window of Sphingobacteriaceae bacterium:
- a CDS encoding SpoVA/SpoVAEb family sporulation membrane protein, which translates to MSFLWAVIVGGLLCVLAQLVLDLTPLTPAHTMVLFVGLGGLASAAGLYEPLVNLAGAGATVPLTGFGHALVQGSLTAAKGKGWIGLITGGLEATALGLTAAILLGFTASILFNPKG; encoded by the coding sequence GTGAGCTTCCTGTGGGCCGTCATCGTGGGGGGGCTGCTGTGCGTGCTGGCCCAATTGGTCCTGGACTTGACGCCCCTGACCCCCGCCCACACCATGGTGCTTTTCGTCGGCTTGGGGGGCCTGGCCTCGGCCGCCGGCCTCTACGAGCCCCTGGTGAACCTGGCAGGGGCGGGGGCCACGGTGCCCCTGACGGGGTTCGGCCACGCCCTGGTGCAAGGCTCCTTGACGGCCGCCAAGGGCAAGGGCTGGATCGGCCTCATCACCGGGGGGCTGGAAGCCACGGCCCTGGGCCTCACCGCCGCCATCCTGCTGGGCTTCACCGCCAGCATCCTGTTCAATCCCAAGGGGTAG
- the spoVAD gene encoding stage V sporulation protein AD, with amino-acid sequence MQEGTQATTTLAAGRAGTRTGPRIGQRTIAFSSRPRIAATAAVGGPMEGDGPLGRLLDVVYQDSLLGEKSWELAETRMLCEAVELAADKAGLAVGDVDMLVAGDLLNEIIASSFAARHLDIPFLGIFGACSALTEAIGIAAMAVDGGYARRTIAAVCSHHDTAERQYRYPTELAVQRPPTAQWTVTGAGAVVITAGDNDGDTGGSGEYRGDDDARPRITHATFGRVVDMGIKNPFDLGSAMAPAAADTIRRHLADLQVGPDHYDLILTGDLSRVGLPIAMELLAEDGLDVSGVMDDCGLRVYHPEQGVGAGASGCASSALVFAAQVFRDLQEGRIGRLLLVSTGALLSKTSAHQGENIPGIAHAIAMEAPGAGKERGR; translated from the coding sequence GTGCAGGAAGGAACCCAGGCCACCACGACCCTGGCCGCCGGCCGGGCGGGCACCCGGACCGGCCCCCGCATCGGGCAGCGGACCATCGCCTTTTCCTCCCGGCCCCGCATCGCCGCCACGGCTGCCGTGGGGGGCCCCATGGAAGGGGACGGCCCCCTGGGCCGGCTGCTGGACGTGGTCTACCAAGACAGCCTGCTGGGGGAGAAAAGCTGGGAATTGGCCGAAACCCGCATGCTGTGCGAGGCCGTGGAACTGGCGGCGGATAAGGCGGGCCTGGCGGTCGGGGACGTGGACATGCTGGTGGCCGGGGATCTGCTTAACGAGATTATCGCCAGCAGTTTCGCCGCCCGGCACCTGGACATCCCCTTCCTGGGCATCTTCGGCGCCTGCTCGGCCCTGACCGAGGCCATCGGCATCGCCGCCATGGCCGTGGACGGCGGCTATGCCCGGCGGACCATCGCTGCCGTCTGCAGCCACCACGACACCGCCGAGCGGCAGTACCGCTACCCGACGGAACTGGCGGTCCAGCGCCCCCCCACGGCCCAATGGACGGTGACGGGGGCGGGCGCCGTGGTCATTACGGCCGGGGACAACGACGGCGACACCGGCGGCAGCGGCGAATACCGGGGCGATGACGACGCCCGGCCCCGCATCACCCATGCCACCTTCGGCCGGGTGGTGGACATGGGCATCAAGAATCCCTTTGACCTGGGGTCGGCCATGGCTCCCGCCGCCGCCGACACCATCCGCCGGCACCTGGCGGACCTCCAGGTGGGACCCGACCACTACGACTTGATTTTGACCGGCGACCTGTCGCGGGTGGGCCTGCCCATCGCCATGGAACTGCTGGCGGAGGACGGCCTGGACGTGAGCGGCGTCATGGACGACTGCGGCCTGCGGGTGTACCACCCGGAGCAGGGGGTGGGGGCCGGCGCCAGCGGCTGCGCCTCGTCGGCCCTGGTGTTCGCCGCCCAGGTCTTCCGTGACCTGCAGGAAGGCCGCATCGGCCGGCTCCTCCTGGTGTCCACGGGGGCCCTCCTCAGCAAGACCTCCGCCCATCAAGGGGAAAATATCCCCGGGATCGCCCATGCCATCGCCATGGAGGCTCCGGGGGCCGGAAAGGAGCGGGGCCGGTGA
- the spoVAC gene encoding stage V sporulation protein AC: MKGSQEQARQYEQRARRHRPKPPVLRNVVTAFIAGGAITGLGQMILTFFRVRGLDLREATGATAAVIILAGALLTGLGVYDRLGRWAGMGASLPISGFANSIVAPAMEYKREGMVLGVGARMFTVAGPVIVYGLVISVLAAAVRYALRGP; the protein is encoded by the coding sequence TTGAAAGGCTCCCAGGAACAGGCCCGGCAATATGAACAGCGGGCACGCCGCCATCGCCCCAAGCCGCCGGTGCTGCGCAATGTGGTCACCGCCTTCATCGCCGGGGGCGCCATCACCGGCCTGGGCCAGATGATCCTCACCTTTTTCCGGGTCCGGGGCCTGGACTTGCGGGAGGCCACCGGCGCCACCGCCGCCGTCATCATCCTGGCAGGCGCCCTGCTGACGGGCCTGGGCGTCTACGACCGCCTGGGCCGCTGGGCCGGCATGGGGGCCTCCCTGCCCATCAGCGGCTTCGCCAACTCCATTGTGGCCCCCGCCATGGAGTACAAGCGGGAGGGCATGGTCCTGGGGGTGGGCGCCCGCATGTTCACCGTGGCCGGACCCGTCATCGTTTACGGGCTGGTCATATCGGTCCTGGCGGCGGCGGTGCGCTACGCCCTCCGGGGGCCGTAA
- a CDS encoding dodecin family protein, with protein sequence MEVVKVVELVGQSKKDWFDAVEQAVTEAARTIDNISGVEVYNLTANVQDGKIVEWKANVKLAFAVDNSRRNSTRQASGRVPAQV encoded by the coding sequence ATGGAAGTGGTCAAAGTTGTGGAACTGGTAGGCCAGTCGAAAAAGGACTGGTTCGACGCGGTGGAGCAGGCGGTCACCGAGGCCGCCCGCACCATCGACAACATCAGCGGCGTGGAAGTTTACAATCTCACCGCCAACGTCCAGGACGGCAAGATCGTCGAGTGGAAGGCCAACGTGAAACTGGCCTTCGCCGTGGACAACAGCCGGCGCAATTCCACGCGGCAGGCGTCCGGCCGCGTGCCGGCCCAGGTTTGA
- a CDS encoding sigma-70 family RNA polymerase sigma factor, with product MPREPEEAGSRWPHLDPHEASLWQRRLNGDPAARHDLVELHLGLVHSAAARFAGSFPWDPSFKDDLVQAGVVGLLKAVDGFDPRRGHRFATYAVPFILGEMRRFIRSQQPVRAAGDLADLARRAEAAREVLRARHGREPTAHAVARYLQVDVARVLEAQEALRRPASLDDLAGLADPGEGPAAVIHRLDVEAMLLRLPPRMRRLLALRYAAGRTQQETAAALGLSQGQVSRLERQALDILRRAAGSGQI from the coding sequence ATGCCCCGGGAGCCGGAGGAAGCCGGCAGCCGGTGGCCCCACTTGGACCCGCACGAAGCCTCCCTCTGGCAGCGCCGCTTGAACGGCGACCCCGCAGCCCGCCATGACCTGGTGGAGCTTCATCTGGGCCTGGTCCACAGCGCCGCCGCCCGGTTTGCCGGCAGCTTCCCTTGGGATCCCTCCTTCAAAGACGACTTGGTGCAGGCCGGCGTTGTGGGCCTGCTCAAGGCCGTGGACGGCTTCGATCCCCGCCGGGGGCACCGCTTCGCCACCTACGCCGTGCCCTTCATCCTGGGCGAGATGCGCCGCTTCATCCGGTCCCAGCAGCCCGTGCGGGCGGCGGGGGATCTGGCGGATCTGGCCCGGCGGGCCGAGGCGGCCCGGGAGGTGCTGCGGGCCCGCCACGGCCGGGAGCCGACAGCCCACGCCGTGGCCCGCTACCTCCAGGTGGATGTGGCCCGGGTGCTGGAAGCCCAGGAGGCCCTGCGGCGGCCCGCATCCCTGGATGACCTGGCCGGCCTGGCGGACCCGGGGGAGGGGCCGGCGGCGGTGATCCATCGGCTGGACGTGGAGGCCATGTTGTTGCGGCTGCCCCCGCGGATGCGGCGGCTGCTGGCCTTGCGCTACGCCGCGGGCCGCACCCAGCAGGAGACGGCGGCGGCTTTGGGCCTGTCCCAAGGGCAGGTGTCCCGCCTGGAGCGGCAGGCCTTGGACATTTTGCGCCGGGCGGCCGGTTCCGGCCAAATATGA
- the spoIIAB gene encoding anti-sigma F factor, with translation MMSGGTSNFFVLRMPAKAENLGIARLAVAALAGQLDFTLHDLEEIKIAVNEAVTNVVVHAYPAGPGLLTLEAEIGEQGLTVTVSDEGIGIADIGQARQAAYSSDPERMGMGFTFMETFMDDLQVVSTPGEGTTVIMRKHLVKAPVPSPS, from the coding sequence ATGATGTCCGGGGGCACCAGCAACTTCTTCGTCCTGCGCATGCCGGCCAAGGCCGAGAACCTGGGCATCGCCCGCCTGGCGGTGGCCGCCCTGGCGGGTCAGCTGGACTTCACCCTCCACGATCTGGAGGAAATCAAGATCGCCGTCAACGAGGCCGTCACCAACGTGGTGGTCCACGCCTACCCGGCCGGTCCCGGCCTCCTCACCTTGGAAGCGGAGATCGGTGAGCAGGGGCTGACGGTGACCGTCAGCGACGAAGGCATCGGCATCGCCGACATCGGGCAGGCCCGCCAGGCCGCCTACAGCTCGGACCCGGAACGGATGGGGATGGGCTTCACCTTCATGGAAACCTTCATGGACGACCTGCAGGTTGTATCTACACCCGGTGAGGGCACCACCGTCATCATGCGCAAGCACCTGGTCAAAGCCCCTGTGCCCAGCCCGTCCTAG
- a CDS encoding anti-sigma factor antagonist (This anti-anti-sigma factor, or anti-sigma factor antagonist, belongs to a family that includes characterized members SpoIIAA, RsbV, RsfA, and RsfB.) has translation MQIFEERAGGTCIMRLVGELDEHTAADFRLRADGAIDSGCRHLILVLKDLRFVDSSGLGVLMGRYRRIVEHGGQVSLVAPPPHIRALLEMAGIPRLMPLYRSQRQALMGGVRQGGGR, from the coding sequence TTGCAGATTTTCGAAGAGCGGGCCGGCGGCACGTGCATCATGCGGCTGGTAGGAGAATTGGACGAGCATACCGCCGCCGACTTCCGCCTGCGGGCCGACGGGGCCATCGACAGCGGCTGCCGGCACCTGATCCTGGTGCTCAAAGACCTGCGTTTCGTTGATTCCTCAGGACTGGGCGTATTGATGGGCCGCTACCGGCGCATTGTGGAGCATGGCGGCCAGGTGAGCCTGGTGGCGCCGCCGCCCCATATCCGCGCACTGCTGGAGATGGCGGGCATACCGCGATTGATGCCCCTGTACCGCTCCCAGCGCCAAGCCCTCATGGGCGGGGTCCGGCAGGGAGGCGGGCGATGA
- a CDS encoding D-alanyl-D-alanine carboxypeptidase family protein, which translates to MKERDRRAGRWPRRLAAAVLLGALLLPSPATAADAGGAALLAGMEAPSVVVMDVLTGTVLLERDAHTPRFPASLTKIMTLLVILDAVAAGRVSLDDQVEVSAEAAGWGGTQIFLAPGEVMAFRDLLKAVAVASANDSATALAEHVAGSVDGFVAEMNRRAGELGMANTRFHNPHGIDDGLELEDHHMSAMDVAVAARELIRRHPDILSLTAIYRDKVRDPDAGQCCELVNTNRMVRTVRGVDGLKTGHTSRAGFGIAATALRDNARFLVVLMGHPSRPQRDREAARLLDWAFANWEPVSIIDAGERVQRLRVHKGHVAELDVVAGDDLGVVVPRGRADQLEQEITLAGHLTAPIDKGQVLGRLTVRHDGRPAGGVDLVAAQRVDKLTPVGLWLRLIHLTWPFR; encoded by the coding sequence GTGAAGGAACGAGACCGAAGGGCCGGGCGGTGGCCCCGCCGCCTGGCGGCAGCCGTACTCTTGGGGGCCCTGCTGCTGCCGTCCCCGGCGACGGCGGCCGATGCCGGCGGCGCCGCCCTTTTGGCGGGCATGGAAGCGCCGTCGGTGGTGGTGATGGATGTGCTCACGGGCACAGTCCTGCTGGAGCGGGACGCCCACACGCCCCGCTTTCCCGCCAGCCTGACCAAGATCATGACCTTGCTGGTGATCCTGGATGCTGTGGCGGCGGGACGGGTGTCCCTGGACGACCAGGTGGAGGTGTCGGCGGAAGCCGCCGGCTGGGGCGGGACCCAAATCTTCCTGGCCCCGGGGGAGGTCATGGCCTTCCGGGATCTCCTCAAGGCGGTGGCCGTCGCCTCGGCCAACGACTCCGCCACGGCCCTGGCCGAGCACGTGGCGGGCAGCGTGGACGGCTTCGTGGCGGAGATGAACCGGCGGGCCGGGGAACTGGGCATGGCCAACACCCGCTTCCACAATCCCCACGGCATCGACGACGGGCTGGAACTGGAAGACCACCACATGTCGGCCATGGACGTGGCCGTCGCCGCCCGGGAACTCATCCGCCGCCATCCCGACATCCTGTCCTTGACGGCCATATACCGGGACAAGGTGCGGGACCCCGACGCCGGCCAGTGCTGCGAACTGGTCAACACCAACCGCATGGTGCGGACCGTCCGGGGCGTGGATGGCCTGAAGACGGGCCACACCTCCCGGGCCGGCTTCGGCATCGCCGCCACGGCCCTGCGGGATAACGCCCGCTTCTTGGTGGTGCTCATGGGCCATCCCAGCCGGCCCCAGAGGGACCGGGAAGCGGCCCGGCTGCTGGACTGGGCCTTCGCCAACTGGGAGCCCGTATCCATCATCGACGCCGGGGAAAGGGTCCAGCGCCTGCGGGTCCATAAAGGCCACGTGGCGGAACTGGACGTGGTGGCCGGGGACGACCTGGGGGTGGTGGTGCCCCGGGGCCGGGCGGACCAACTGGAACAGGAAATCACCCTGGCCGGCCATCTGACGGCCCCCATCGACAAGGGCCAGGTCTTGGGCCGGCTGACGGTGCGCCATGACGGGCGGCCGGCGGGCGGCGTGGACCTGGTGGCGGCCCAAAGGGTGGACAAATTGACGCCCGTGGGCCTCTGGCTGCGCCTGATCCACCTGACCTGGCCCTTCCGGTAG
- the xerD gene encoding site-specific tyrosine recombinase XerD, with amino-acid sequence MHAELQEFLAYLDVERGLAANTLESYGRDLAHFNAFLQEQQQSLSQIDEQTITSYLSTLQREGRSPATIARRSAALKSFFQYLVREDRIQSDPTANLESPKPPKRLPHVLTVEEIERLLAQPDTSRPAGLRDRAMLELLYATGLRVSELVTLDVNHVNLDRGYIRCMGKGSRERMVPLGSMASVAVAAYLAKGRNALIRDPGVKALFVNQHGRRLTRQGFWKILKKYADQAGLETKITPHTLRHSFATHLLDNGADLRSIQAMLGHADISTTQIYTFISRHRVREEYSRAHPHA; translated from the coding sequence TTGCATGCCGAACTGCAGGAGTTCCTAGCCTATCTGGACGTGGAGCGAGGCTTGGCGGCCAACACCTTGGAATCCTATGGCCGCGACCTGGCCCACTTCAACGCATTCCTGCAGGAGCAGCAGCAAAGCCTGTCCCAGATCGACGAGCAAACCATCACCAGCTACCTGAGCACCCTCCAGCGGGAAGGACGGTCTCCCGCCACCATTGCCCGCCGCTCCGCCGCCTTGAAATCCTTTTTCCAATACTTGGTGCGGGAAGACCGAATCCAGTCGGATCCCACGGCCAACCTGGAGTCGCCCAAGCCGCCCAAGCGCCTGCCCCACGTGCTGACGGTGGAGGAAATCGAGCGCCTTCTGGCCCAGCCCGACACCAGCCGCCCCGCGGGGCTGCGGGACCGGGCCATGCTGGAGCTGCTTTACGCCACAGGGCTGCGGGTTTCCGAACTGGTAACCCTGGACGTCAACCACGTCAACTTGGACCGGGGCTACATCCGCTGCATGGGCAAGGGTTCCCGGGAGCGGATGGTGCCCCTGGGGTCCATGGCCTCGGTGGCCGTTGCCGCCTACCTGGCTAAGGGGCGCAACGCCTTGATCCGGGATCCCGGGGTCAAGGCCCTCTTCGTCAACCAGCACGGGCGGCGCCTCACCCGTCAGGGCTTTTGGAAGATCTTGAAGAAGTACGCGGACCAGGCCGGCCTGGAGACGAAGATCACGCCCCACACCTTGCGCCATTCCTTCGCCACCCACCTGCTGGACAACGGCGCCGACCTGCGCTCCATCCAGGCCATGCTGGGCCATGCCGACATCTCCACCACCCAGATCTACACTTTCATCAGCCGCCACCGGGTGCGGGAAGAATACTCCCGGGCCCATCCCCACGCCTGA
- the ald gene encoding alanine dehydrogenase: protein MLIGVPREKKPNENRVGLTPFGAAALVQAGHRVLVEKGAGERSGFPDAEYAAAGADIVADPAEVYGAELIVKVKEPQPEEFDLLRPGQIFFAYLHLAAQPEVTRLLQERQVSAVAYETVQLEDGTLPLLKPMSEVAGRMVPQIGARLLEQNAGGRGILLAGVPGVAPGKVVIMGGGIVGINAARIASGLGAQVTLFEVNLNRLTYLDNMFGRQIVTLMSNPMSIAEAVAQADLLVGAVLVPGARTPTLVTEEMVQNMKPGSVIIDVAIDQGGCIETCDRVTSHADPVYVKHGVLHYAVPNIPGAVPRTSTIALTNATLPYVMALAGKGVEAASHDDPALAKGVNCFRGYITHPGVAEAHGLPYQPLDGLLTPAR from the coding sequence TTGCTTATCGGCGTTCCCAGAGAGAAAAAGCCAAATGAGAACCGAGTCGGCCTGACACCTTTCGGCGCCGCCGCCCTGGTCCAGGCGGGCCATCGGGTGCTGGTGGAGAAGGGGGCCGGCGAGCGCAGCGGCTTTCCCGATGCCGAGTATGCAGCCGCCGGCGCCGACATCGTGGCCGACCCGGCGGAAGTTTACGGCGCTGAACTCATCGTCAAGGTCAAGGAACCCCAGCCCGAGGAATTTGACCTCCTCCGGCCCGGGCAGATTTTCTTCGCCTACCTGCATTTGGCCGCCCAGCCCGAAGTGACGCGTCTCCTGCAGGAACGCCAGGTGTCGGCGGTGGCCTATGAAACGGTGCAGCTGGAAGATGGGACCCTGCCCCTGCTCAAGCCCATGAGCGAGGTGGCGGGGCGCATGGTGCCCCAGATCGGCGCCCGCCTCCTGGAGCAGAACGCCGGCGGCCGGGGCATCCTGCTGGCGGGCGTGCCCGGCGTGGCCCCCGGCAAGGTGGTCATCATGGGGGGCGGCATAGTGGGCATCAACGCCGCCCGCATCGCCAGCGGCCTGGGGGCCCAGGTGACGTTGTTCGAGGTGAACCTGAACCGTCTTACTTATTTGGACAACATGTTCGGCCGCCAAATCGTCACCCTCATGTCCAATCCCATGTCCATAGCCGAAGCCGTGGCCCAAGCCGATCTGCTGGTGGGCGCCGTCCTGGTGCCCGGGGCCCGCACCCCCACCTTGGTCACCGAGGAAATGGTGCAGAACATGAAGCCGGGCTCCGTCATCATCGACGTGGCCATCGACCAGGGGGGCTGCATCGAAACCTGCGACCGGGTCACATCCCATGCCGACCCGGTGTACGTGAAGCACGGCGTGCTCCACTACGCCGTCCCCAACATCCCTGGGGCGGTGCCCCGCACGTCCACCATAGCCTTGACCAACGCCACCCTGCCCTATGTCATGGCCCTGGCCGGCAAAGGGGTGGAGGCGGCCAGCCACGACGACCCCGCTTTGGCCAAAGGGGTCAACTGCTTCCGGGGCTACATCACCCATCCCGGGGTAGCCGAGGCCCACGGCCTGCCCTACCAGCCCCTGGACGGCCTGCTGACGCCGGCCCGCTGA
- the spoIIM gene encoding stage II sporulation protein M — translation MLEQTQTILWRQVAGHPGLYVFLIVLFAAGAAFGALATGALDADQRGELVQYLEHFLAAFEGEQPAPPAPEIFRAALAVYLRTMGIMLALGLTVVAAWAVPVVVFLRGFILGFAVGFLVSHFSWTGLLISLLAVLPQNLLAVPAVVLTAGAAVAFALAVARHGRRDAAAIMGAGRRLALITVLSLLAVTLASFMEGYLAPVLLRLISAWRP, via the coding sequence TTGCTGGAGCAGACACAGACCATCCTTTGGCGGCAGGTGGCCGGCCACCCGGGCCTGTACGTCTTCCTGATCGTCCTCTTCGCCGCCGGCGCCGCCTTCGGCGCCCTGGCCACCGGCGCCCTGGACGCCGACCAGCGGGGGGAACTGGTCCAGTACTTGGAGCATTTCCTGGCCGCCTTTGAAGGAGAGCAGCCGGCGCCCCCGGCGCCGGAGATTTTCCGGGCCGCCTTGGCCGTCTACCTGCGCACCATGGGCATCATGCTGGCCCTGGGCCTGACGGTGGTGGCGGCCTGGGCCGTGCCCGTGGTGGTCTTCCTGCGGGGCTTCATCCTGGGCTTCGCCGTGGGTTTCCTGGTGTCCCACTTCAGTTGGACCGGGCTCCTCATCAGCCTCCTGGCCGTCCTGCCCCAAAATCTGCTGGCCGTCCCCGCGGTGGTGCTCACGGCGGGGGCGGCCGTGGCCTTCGCCCTGGCGGTGGCCCGCCACGGCCGGCGGGATGCCGCCGCCATCATGGGGGCGGGGCGACGCCTGGCCCTGATCACCGTCCTGTCCCTGCTGGCGGTGACCCTGGCCAGCTTCATGGAAGGCTACTTGGCGCCGGTCCTTCTCCGACTGATTTCGGCATGGCGGCCATAA
- a CDS encoding endonuclease Q family protein, translating into MMTLPPPLHVYYADLHVHLGRSPWGGPVKISAAAGLTAAGALEESRRRKGIHILGLVDAQTTGGLAEIQRLWDEGLLTPLAGGGLVYKGDGREPARDDGAGHAPVTLIPGAEIETVEEVPGGGGPAHFLVLVPDLARLQELGRWYAGHVTNPQLSSQRAQASAADLQQLARDLDGLFIPAHVFTPFKSLYGRCAPSWRAVLPRPPAAMELGLSADRAMATAIPELAGMAFISSSDAHSLDRIAREYTAFLLAEPTFDELVLALAGRRGRRIAANYGLDPRLGKYYRSHCRRCHLTAEGPPPVTACPRCGGAGRDFVPGVLDRITLLAKQEGDGLPPEQVDDAVHDPPYIHQVPLAFVPGLGPRGREKLLRAFGTEMQVLHRATEDQLAAVVGEDTARRIVAARGGLLPAAAGGGGRYGRIGKDMPPEPPA; encoded by the coding sequence GTGATGACCTTGCCGCCGCCCCTGCACGTTTATTACGCCGACCTCCATGTCCATCTGGGCCGCAGCCCCTGGGGCGGGCCCGTGAAAATCTCCGCCGCTGCGGGCCTTACGGCGGCTGGTGCCTTGGAGGAGAGCCGCCGCCGCAAGGGCATTCACATCCTGGGCCTGGTGGACGCCCAGACCACGGGCGGCCTGGCGGAAATCCAGCGGCTATGGGATGAGGGCCTGCTGACCCCCCTGGCGGGCGGCGGGCTGGTTTATAAAGGCGACGGGCGGGAGCCCGCAAGGGATGACGGGGCGGGCCATGCCCCCGTCACTTTGATCCCCGGGGCGGAAATCGAAACGGTGGAAGAGGTGCCCGGGGGAGGGGGGCCGGCCCATTTCCTGGTGTTGGTTCCCGACCTGGCTCGCCTGCAGGAACTGGGCCGCTGGTACGCCGGGCACGTAACCAACCCCCAATTGAGCAGCCAGCGGGCCCAGGCTTCGGCCGCCGACCTGCAGCAGTTGGCCCGGGACCTGGACGGGCTGTTCATCCCTGCCCATGTGTTTACTCCCTTCAAGAGTTTGTACGGCCGCTGCGCCCCTTCGTGGCGGGCGGTGCTGCCCCGGCCGCCGGCGGCGATGGAGCTGGGCCTCAGCGCCGACCGGGCCATGGCCACGGCCATCCCGGAACTGGCGGGCATGGCCTTCATCAGCAGTTCCGACGCCCATTCCCTGGACCGCATCGCCCGGGAGTACACCGCCTTTCTCCTGGCGGAGCCCACCTTCGACGAGCTGGTCCTGGCCCTGGCCGGCCGCCGGGGCCGCCGCATCGCCGCCAACTACGGCCTGGACCCCCGCCTGGGGAAGTACTACCGGAGCCATTGCCGGCGGTGCCACCTGACGGCCGAGGGGCCGCCCCCGGTCACCGCCTGCCCCCGCTGCGGCGGGGCGGGGCGGGACTTCGTGCCGGGGGTGCTGGACCGGATTACCCTCCTGGCGAAGCAAGAAGGTGACGGCCTGCCGCCGGAGCAGGTCGACGATGCAGTCCACGATCCTCCCTACATCCACCAGGTGCCCCTGGCCTTCGTGCCCGGCCTGGGCCCCCGGGGCCGGGAGAAACTGCTCCGGGCCTTCGGCACCGAGATGCAGGTGCTCCACCGGGCCACCGAGGATCAACTGGCGGCGGTGGTGGGGGAAGATACGGCCCGGCGCATCGTGGCGGCCCGGGGCGGCCTGCTGCCGGCGGCGGCCGGCGGGGGCGGGCGCTACGGCCGGATAGGGAAAGACATGCCCCCGGAGCCCCCCGCATAG
- a CDS encoding OsmC family protein: MARSCFSINIGNFNEFVRKVEEEPATGNVTFRTVTGWKGGAATETRARDYVLQADEPDELGGGDSGPNPVELLLAGVATCFVAGLTTRAARRGIDFKQLEVITEGDLDLRGYLGLDPQVRPGFANLRYTVRIESDADPEVLNQLIAEAHEHSPMVESIANGVRVERAVEIVN; this comes from the coding sequence ATGGCCCGCAGCTGCTTCAGCATCAACATCGGCAACTTCAACGAGTTCGTACGGAAGGTGGAGGAGGAGCCGGCCACCGGCAATGTCACCTTCCGCACCGTGACGGGTTGGAAGGGCGGCGCCGCCACGGAGACCAGGGCCCGGGACTACGTTCTCCAGGCCGACGAGCCCGACGAACTGGGGGGCGGCGATTCCGGCCCCAATCCGGTGGAACTCCTGCTGGCGGGCGTGGCTACCTGCTTCGTGGCCGGCCTGACCACCCGGGCGGCCCGGCGGGGCATCGACTTTAAGCAATTGGAAGTCATCACCGAAGGCGACCTGGACCTGCGGGGCTACCTGGGCCTGGATCCCCAGGTGCGGCCGGGCTTCGCCAACCTGCGCTACACCGTGCGCATCGAAAGCGACGCCGATCCGGAAGTTTTGAACCAGCTTATCGCCGAGGCCCATGAGCATTCCCCCATGGTGGAGAGCATCGCCAACGGGGTGCGGGTGGAACGGGCCGTGGAGATTGTGAACTGA
- a CDS encoding polysaccharide deacetylase family protein: MAVGRFFVVKRRRAWGLVLVAVMVPLLVAGYWAWPVVEARMERVIRAIAAGTASRRLPIYSVWTEEKIAAISFDAAWGADKTRTILDILDEYGIKTTFFLVTFWVEKYPDEAREMVARGHEIGLHSSTHPDFTALTNAAIREELTENHRVIKEITGVEPRLFRPPFGAYNDRVLSVVEDELGYLTIQWSVDSLDWRDVTPDDITRRILSRIHPGAIVLFHNNAESTPAALPRILSALQAGGWRIVPISQLLHPGPYTIDHEGRQIPKTKE; the protein is encoded by the coding sequence ATGGCCGTGGGGCGGTTTTTCGTCGTAAAGCGCCGGCGGGCATGGGGGCTGGTCCTGGTGGCCGTGATGGTGCCCTTGCTGGTGGCGGGCTACTGGGCCTGGCCCGTCGTCGAAGCCCGCATGGAGCGGGTGATCCGGGCCATTGCTGCGGGGACGGCTTCCCGCCGGCTGCCCATCTACAGCGTCTGGACCGAGGAAAAAATAGCGGCCATCTCCTTCGACGCCGCCTGGGGCGCCGACAAGACCCGCACCATCCTGGACATCCTGGACGAGTACGGCATCAAGACCACCTTCTTTCTGGTCACCTTCTGGGTGGAGAAATACCCCGACGAAGCCCGGGAGATGGTGGCCCGGGGCCACGAGATCGGCCTCCACTCCTCCACCCATCCCGACTTCACCGCCCTGACCAATGCCGCCATCCGGGAGGAGTTGACGGAAAACCACCGGGTCATCAAGGAGATTACCGGGGTGGAGCCCCGGCTCTTCCGTCCCCCCTTCGGGGCCTACAATGACCGGGTCCTGTCGGTGGTGGAGGATGAACTGGGGTACCTCACCATCCAGTGGAGCGTGGATTCCCTGGATTGGCGGGACGTGACCCCCGATGACATCACCCGGCGCATCCTGTCCCGCATCCATCCCGGCGCCATCGTCCTGTTTCACAACAATGCCGAGAGTACCCCCGCCGCCCTCCCCCGCATCCTGTCGGCCCTCCAGGCCGGGGGCTGGCGCATCGTGCCCATATCCCAATTGCTGCACCCGGGCCCCTACACCATCGACCACGAAGGGCGCCAAATCCCTAAAACGAAGGAATGA